From the genome of Rhinoderma darwinii isolate aRhiDar2 chromosome 1, aRhiDar2.hap1, whole genome shotgun sequence:
aaataaaatgcaataaaacgacaaaaataaaataaatcacaaaaaacacaattttttaaattatattttattttatttcataaaaAGCCTCTAAAATTAAATCactcccacatatttggtatccaccATGGCCATAACaacatatactatatagtgtatatatacttaGTTAAGGTCAGTGATAAACAggacaaaaaaagaagaaagaagggTTTTTTTCTTGCATGAACCACAATAATTATATTAATAAAGATGAAAAACCAatgtatatgtaccccaaaatgttacatatggaaagtacaacttgtcccgcaaaaaaaagccttaTACATCTGAGTTGAAAATTCAATTCGAAATGCCGAAAGAAAAGGGTCTTATCTTTGAGACCAAAAATAActgtgttcttaaaggggttgtttgacaTAGGCAACCCTTGCCCATAAATTCactcaggacccccccccccctcaattaGCCAAAATGCAGAGCTGCTATGTAAGAGTGGCTCTCACTCATGTTGATGAAAGtctgaaaaacatggctgcttttttccaaaaacagcgccacacctgtccacatgtTGTGTGTTGCATTGCagttccattaatttcaatggacctgagctgcaatactagacaaaaCCCATGGGCAGGTGTGGTTCTGTTTttcgaagaaagcagccatgtttttctaatcctgtacaacccctttaaatagtcaTACATTAAGTAGTCATTCAAGAAAATGTTCCTCTGTcattgtaatacttcatttcccctctAGCGGCCACTGCACAGAAAATGTATGGCCAGAAGTGTCCTTCCCAGCGATCACTGCTGATTGCAGGGGTTTTGAGAAGCCAGAGACATATCTTTCTCAAAGAAGGTCATGTCTTCATGAAACACCCCCTATAGGGGTATACATTGGCAGGTCACGATGGCATAAATAAAGGGTTAAATGCTACACAGGTATCATCAGATCCAATTTATTTTACATCATAAAATCCAGATTATTACTCATTTAAACAATGTTTTCCTAAAATCGCTTAGTGCCAAGAATACAATAGCCCCGAGCAAATCCTTTCCTGGTGTTTTCTGTGCTTGAAATGAaatcaaataaaatgtcattacATTGTGTCTGGGCTCCATGCGCTCTCTGGATACGGAATAGAAAGCAATAGAAATGAATCAATGAATTAGAGAAATAATGTATTCCCTGCATTTATGGGTAAGACCATATCCTATATTAGGTAAAGTACAAAATCATTTCTTATTTGATTATGTGGGAGGTCTATCAGACATATTTCTATGCGGCTTACAAATCCCATGCAGCACCCTAGTCACAGGACTATGTGAGTGACAATGACTGTTACAGGTAAAGGTTAATAATGACAGAAGACTCTGCTAATGTGCAGAAGAAAAACGATATAACATTTAAAGGTACCGCCTCCCCTCTGCCCTTATCTGCAAGGAAAGTGTGACCTCTAGCGGCCGAATACGGTATGACCCCCTAGCCACAAATACAAAGTAGTAGTACGTGCACTGAATAAAACGGTATTCATTTCACTACTAGTATTTTACTGGATGGCATTAGGCTACAAACAgcagcaaaaataataataataataataataataataataataataataataataataataaaagtcaacCACCCTTCTATCTGTTCTGAAAGTTTAGTGCATGCTAATCTGATATTTAACAACCTGCTcttgtggaactacaagtctcaTCATGTGTATGTAAAGCATATATAGGGTTTGCTGGAACTTGTAGTTCTACAACAGCCATTTTTTATAACTATATAGCAGTTTATAAAGTGTATAATTTACTATTGTCATTTATGGggattcattttatatatatatatatatatatagaagcatagaacacagcaacggcaccaggacttcagagtagatgaaagcaaaaagtggattttattcacctcaatacagcaacgtttcggttcaacaggaacctttctcatggcttgagaaaggttcctgttgaaccgaaacgttgctgtattgaggtgaataaaatccactttttgctttcatctactctgaagtcctggtgccgttgctgtgttctatgcttctgtCTATctctttggggaattgattcaaccccaggtaacgagcacatggcctgatttcctggaaaccattggagtgctgtgttcatctacctttggactatatatatatatatatatatatgtgtgtgtgtgtgtatgtatatatgtatgtgtgtgtatgtatatatgtgtatatatatatatatatacacacacatacatatatacatacacacttttatatatatatatatatatatatatatatatatacacacacacacacacacacacacacacacacacacacacttttatatatatatatatatatatatatacacacacacatttttatatatatatatatatatatatatatatatatatatatatatatatatatatatatatatatatatatatatatatatatatatttatatttagataTTCTGATCTTATATTATCTCTTGCAGAACTGTTGAAGGTTTCCAATCAAGAGCTTATGATTGAAATACCCATGGAAGAAGATTTCCACCATGCACTTGATGTGGGCTTGGAAATGGATGACTATTACTCCTTGCACTCTGCTGAGAGTTATAGTCATCCACAATGACATATACAATAGCATTGCTTGTACAGGGCACAGCATGACATAACACACGCGCCTTCTTGTCACTTGGCATCTAAAATGTGACATGTCATGTGAAGGAAAGAAACAGACTTACCAGGAATTGAGTCAATGGTCCCATTGCACTTAGTAGCAGATAAGTACCTTGTATTAAGTGCTTTTAAGGCTTTCCAAAATCCAATGCATGGTGGTTTAttctttctgcaaaaaaaaataataaaaaaatacaagaagAGGGTGCAGTAAATAGCAGGAGACCACAGGATTTTGCCATCACACTGGGTAGGAACAGATTTGCATTTGGCAGAGAGAACAGCTCAGAGCTGTGGGTCTGGAGTGAAGCTTGATACAAGGCAGCAGATGCTTCAGATGCGTTATAAGGATCTCtctgagctgctgctgctaccaGTGCCACCTCCTCATAGAGGACTATGAACACTGCCCCTGCTGGATCACTGTGTCCAACAGAAGACAGACGACCAGAAGGAGAACATGAACTCTGCCAGCTTCATGCCTGTGATGTGTGGAGCATGGCATCACTTATAATACCAGGATGCTGCTCACCTAGGAGGAGAGGACAACTCTTCTACCACATGCATGGAAGACACCTGGGACAATGATCAGAGATGAGGACCAAGGAGATATTTACTTGGCAAAAGACTCACAACAGTGAGGTTATGGAGATATGTGAATGCCATCTGAATACCAGTATGGATGTTACTGACAACACCACAGAGGGCATCAACAGTACTTTTATGCCATCCACTGGACCTCAAAGTGAGGGGCAATATTCTATGACTGCTATCTGGAGCTTGGTAGCAATTGTAGGGTTTCTGATTATCTTTACCATCGTTGGGAATGTCTTTGTGGTCATTGCTGTGTTGACTAGCAGGGCTCTGAAAGCCCCCCAAAATCTCTTCTTGGTGTCTTTGGCTGTGGCAGATATCCTGGTGGCTGCCCTGGTCATACCCTTCTCTTTGGCTAATGAACTGATGGGATACTGGTACTTTGGGAATATCTGGTGTGATATCTACCTAGCTATAGATGTGCTCTTCTGCACCTCTTCGATAGTCCACCTATGTGCTATAAGCTTGGACAGGTACTGGTCTGTCACACAGGCTGTCGAATACAACCTAAAGAGGACCCCCAGGAGGATTAAAGGCATTATTGTCACCGTCTGGTTGATATCTGCTGTCATCTCATTTCCACCTTTGATCTCTATGGATAGAATTGGAGGAGAAGCTATGAGAAATTTTAATTCCACGGATGGGAATGCGAAGTGTGAACTGAATGATGAGACATGGTACATTCTCTCTTCCTCTATAGGATCCTTCTTTGCCCCCTGTGTGATAATGATCTTGGTTTACATTCGCATCTACCAGGTGGCCAAATTGAGGACCAGGACTATGTCAGAAAAAAAGCCAAACCCCGACTGCTCCTCTCACACAGAGAATGGCTTCAGCAAGGGGAAATTTTCTGTAGAGAAGGAGAATGGACATTACCCATCCAGACCCATGCCACCCAAACCCACAGATTTAGATGAGCTGGACATTGAGGAGAGCAGCATATCGGAGAGCAAgagaagaaagagcagcagtaGAGAGGACAACACTGACTCCAGTAAGGACAAGAGGAGCTACTCCAAACAGTCCAGCCGCCTGTCCAGGTCCAGCAACAAATCTATGGACATGTTCTCCTCAAGAAAAAAGAAGAGGAGTAGCATCTCCAGGAGGAAACTCACCCAAGCCAGGGAGAAGAGGTTCACCTTTGTCTTAGCTGTGGTCATGGGGGTCTTTGTTGTCTGCTGGTTCCCTTTCTTCTTCAGCTATAGTCTCTATGGAATCTGTAGGGAAGCTTGTGCCATTCCAGAAACTTTATTTAAGTTTTTCTTTTGGATCGGTTATTGTAACAGCTCCCTGAATCCTGTCATATACACCATTTTCAACCAGGATTTCAGACGGTCCTTCAAAAAAATTATCTGCCTAAGCAAGAGGAAGAAATTCACTAACTGAGAGGGGAACGGTATTGACACTGCAAGTTGCCTTAGGGTGTTAAGAGCGAAGGGAGGAAACCATTGGACTAGACAGTTCTCATTCGCAATGACTATGGCGATGTGACCGGGTGAATGTACATGCAGGATGCCATAGTCGTGGGACACCATGTTGGTGGTGATGATTGTGAAGGCGATGATGATGAATATATATGTCTCATATTCCAACCTAAATATATTTTCTACTTTACAAACAAGGGCAGACGCTTCTGTATAATAGGCTTTCCaccattgtctttttttttttttaaaggcacctTCTGCTACAGTATATTTTACATTTGTTCCGAAGCAAACACAAATATATTTCCTAAGAAAAGCAGTGTTCTGTTTTATATGAGTCAGTCTGAGGGTAAGTGCTCAGGAAATACAATGCATATTGGTTGTGTATTATGGACTACTTTAACCATGTCTTGCTCCTAGTAAAACTTTATTTTCTACACTTATTGGTTTCATCTTTGGTAACAAAAGAGTTAACAAGCTACAATTACTCAGATATGGTCGgtgttagaataaaaaaaaaaactataattttgaggccgggttcccacgtagcgtaaatgctgcggaatttctgcagcagAATTGGGTACTGAAatgccgcagcatttacagtagcagcaaagtgggtgagattcagaaaatgtcatgcccacgctgcagaaaaaaaccgcagtgtaaatgttaataaattgacctgcggtgcagaatttatttccgcagcacgtcaatttgtgctgcgttttagttgtttttccgttgagggttttccacattggattcaatggggatgcaaaacccgcaacagaatgcCAAGtgttgcaaaaatcgcaactccgaaaaagaaaaaaatcatacttacccagaacgccctcctttttCCTGCAGTCTggactcccgggatgacgtttcatcccatgtgaccgctgcagccaatcacaggcttcagcgtcACATGGTCTGTAATGTCATCAATAGTATGAgcgctttcttccgcagcggaaattttcttcgaaaaactgcaccacaatgtggtgcgatttttcggacggaatgtactgcgggatcAAGGTCAgacacgctgcatgatttttatgCAGTTTATCGGACCCgttggaacccggccttagggtaggaacatggcttaaaaactgcagattttgcacaacggattcattgcggaaaatggAGAAGGACTGCTTACTGCGGGCTCATAAGGGTGGATGCCCTTTATAAGCAAAATTGGCACGTGCTAAGGGCAATGCAGTTTGGGGGTGCAGCTAGCCTTTTTTGCTGCCTGAACCCCTCCCCATATATAGGGAAAGTGCTTTGATGGACTATATATCTGACAAAATGCAGCCCCTCAAACGGTCAGTTTTTTCATTGGCAGGAGCAGAAGccggg
Proteins encoded in this window:
- the ADRA2C gene encoding alpha-2C adrenergic receptor encodes the protein MRTKEIFTWQKTHNSEVMEICECHLNTSMDVTDNTTEGINSTFMPSTGPQSEGQYSMTAIWSLVAIVGFLIIFTIVGNVFVVIAVLTSRALKAPQNLFLVSLAVADILVAALVIPFSLANELMGYWYFGNIWCDIYLAIDVLFCTSSIVHLCAISLDRYWSVTQAVEYNLKRTPRRIKGIIVTVWLISAVISFPPLISMDRIGGEAMRNFNSTDGNAKCELNDETWYILSSSIGSFFAPCVIMILVYIRIYQVAKLRTRTMSEKKPNPDCSSHTENGFSKGKFSVEKENGHYPSRPMPPKPTDLDELDIEESSISESKRRKSSSREDNTDSSKDKRSYSKQSSRLSRSSNKSMDMFSSRKKKRSSISRRKLTQAREKRFTFVLAVVMGVFVVCWFPFFFSYSLYGICREACAIPETLFKFFFWIGYCNSSLNPVIYTIFNQDFRRSFKKIICLSKRKKFTN